Genomic segment of Sphingopyxis lindanitolerans:
TGTTCGCTAAGCTGTCCCCCGGGAAGAGGGGGAGGGGACCGATATGCGGATCTATCGCACGCCGGACGCGCGCTTTGAGGGGCTGCCCGACTGGCCTTACGCGCCGAAATATGCCGAGATCGAAGGCGGGCTTCGCGTCCATTATGTCGACGAGGGCGCGGCCGACGCGCAGCCGGTGCTGATGCTGCACGGCGAGCCGACCTGGTCCTATCTCTATCGCCACATGATCGGACCTGCGGTCGAGGCAGGATTCCGTGTCGTTGCGCCCGACCTGATCGGCTTTGGCCGCTCCGACAAGCCGCAGGGCCGGTCGGACCACAGCTATGCCGCGCAGGTCGCGTGGATGCGGGCGTGGATCGAGGCGCTCGACCTTCGGAACATGATCCTGACCTGCCAGGATTGGGGCTCGCTGATCGGGCTGCGCCTGGTCGCCGAAATGCCCGATCGGTTCGCGGGCGTCGCGCTGGCGAACGGTGGGTTGCCCGAGGGGCAACCGGCCCCGCGCGCCTTTGCGATCTGGCGCGCCTTTTCGCGTTACAGCCCGGTCTTTCCAATCGGCAAGATCGTCAAGGCGGGGGCCAAGCGCGAGTTGAGCGCCGCCGAAATCGCCGCTTATGACGCACCCTTTCCGACCCGCGCGTCGAAGGTCGCGGCGCGGGTCTATCCGTCCTTCGTGCCGCTCGGCGACAATGTCGCGGTGCCCGACCAGAAGCGCGCCTGGGCGGCGCTCGAACGCTTCGACAAGCCGTTCCTGTGCTGCTTTTCCGACGGCGACCCGATCACGCGCGGCGGTGACGCGCTGTTCCGCGGCCGCGTGCCGGGCGCCACAGGCGTCGCGCACCGCACCTTGAAGGGCGGGCATTTCATCCAGGAGGATGACCCGGCGGGCTTTGTCGCTGCGATCCGCGATGTGGCGGCAGCAGGGCAGGGGCGCTGACCAAAGCGGCGTGCCCCCCCCTTCGCGGGGACACACGGCCCGGACAATTGGTCTGCTTTAATCGCTGAACGGATCGCGGATCAGGATCGTGTCCTCGCGTTCGGGGCTGGTCGAGACGAGCGCGATCGGGGTTTCGATCAACTCCTGCACCCGCTGGACATATTTGATCGCCTGCGCGGGCAGGTCGGCATAGCTGCGCGCGCCGGCGGTCGTTTCGTGCCAGCCGTCCATTTCCTCGTAGATCGGCTCGACCTCGGCCTGGTCGGCCGAATGCGAGGGGAAATAGTCGAGGATCTTGCCGCGCAGCCGATAGCCGGTGCAGATGCGGATGGTGTCGAAACCGTCGAGCACGTCGAGCTTGGTCAGCGCGATGCCGGTGACGCCCGATACCGCGCAGCTTTGCCGCACCAGCACCGCGTCGAACCAGCCGCAGCGGCGTTTGCGGCCGGTGACGGTGCCGAATTCATGCCCGCGTTCGCCGAGCTTTTGCCCGGTCGCGTCGTCGAGTTCGGTGGGGAAGGGGCCGCTGCCGACGCGCGTCGTATAGGCCTTGGCGATGCCGAGGACGAAGCCGACCGCGGAGGGGCCGAGGCCCGACCCCGCCGCGGCGGTGCCGCTGACCGTGTTTGAGCTGGTAACGAAGGGATAGGTGCCGTGATCGACGTCGAGCAGCACGCCTTGCGCGCCTTCGAACAGGATGCGCGCGCCCGCCTTGCGCACCTTTTTCAGGCGCTTCCACACTGGCTGGGCATATTCGAGGACATAGTCGGCGATTTCGGTGAGGTCGGCGATCAGCCGGTCGCGATCGATCGGCGGCTCGCCGAAGCCGGCGCGCAGCGCGTCGTGATGCGCGGTCAGGCGGTCGATCTGCGGGTCCAGCTTGTCGAGATGGGCAAGATCGCAAACGCGGATCGCGCGGCGCCCGACCTTGTCCTCATAGGCCGGGCCGATGCCCCGCCCGGTGGTGCCGATCTTGCCCGCGCCCGCCGCGGTCTCGCGCAGCGCGTCGAGGTCGCGGTGAAAGGGCAGGATCAGCGCGCAATTGTCGGCGATGGCGAAATTCTCGGCATTGATCGTCACGCCCTGACCGCGCAGCTTGGCGATCTCGTCGCGCAGCGCCCACGGGTCGAGGACGACGCCATTGCCGATGATCGACAGCGTCCCGGTGACGATGCCCGAGGGCAGCAGCGACAGCTTGTAAACCTGTTCGCCGACCACGAGGGTGTGACCGGCGTTGTGACCGCCCTGGAAACGGACGACTGCGTCGGCACGGCTGGCGAGCCAATCGACGATCTTGCCCTTGCCCTCGTCGCCCCATTGCGACCCGATGACGGTGACATTTGCCATGATGCTGTCCTGCTGAACGGGGCCATTTGGCCCGGCGCGGCCTTAGCGGATTTGGGCGCGGAGGCAAGGGTGATGGATGAAATTGGGGTGCGATCGAGCGATAAGCCCCTCCTCTTCAGAGGAGGGGTTTGGGGTGGTGAACGTCGGTGCAGGAGCACCACCCCGCTGCGACTAGGGCGCAAGCGCCCAAGTCTCGCTGCCCCTCCTCTGAAGAGGAGGGGTGTGATAGGGCAGCGCCATGACGAGTCCCGACGCCCCCTATCACGCCCATATCTATTATGACCTCGCCGAGCACCCTGCAGCAGCGGCGCTGCGCGAGGATTTCGGCCGCGA
This window contains:
- a CDS encoding haloalkane dehalogenase, with protein sequence MRIYRTPDARFEGLPDWPYAPKYAEIEGGLRVHYVDEGAADAQPVLMLHGEPTWSYLYRHMIGPAVEAGFRVVAPDLIGFGRSDKPQGRSDHSYAAQVAWMRAWIEALDLRNMILTCQDWGSLIGLRLVAEMPDRFAGVALANGGLPEGQPAPRAFAIWRAFSRYSPVFPIGKIVKAGAKRELSAAEIAAYDAPFPTRASKVAARVYPSFVPLGDNVAVPDQKRAWAALERFDKPFLCCFSDGDPITRGGDALFRGRVPGATGVAHRTLKGGHFIQEDDPAGFVAAIRDVAAAGQGR
- a CDS encoding adenylosuccinate synthase, with amino-acid sequence MANVTVIGSQWGDEGKGKIVDWLASRADAVVRFQGGHNAGHTLVVGEQVYKLSLLPSGIVTGTLSIIGNGVVLDPWALRDEIAKLRGQGVTINAENFAIADNCALILPFHRDLDALRETAAGAGKIGTTGRGIGPAYEDKVGRRAIRVCDLAHLDKLDPQIDRLTAHHDALRAGFGEPPIDRDRLIADLTEIADYVLEYAQPVWKRLKKVRKAGARILFEGAQGVLLDVDHGTYPFVTSSNTVSGTAAAGSGLGPSAVGFVLGIAKAYTTRVGSGPFPTELDDATGQKLGERGHEFGTVTGRKRRCGWFDAVLVRQSCAVSGVTGIALTKLDVLDGFDTIRICTGYRLRGKILDYFPSHSADQAEVEPIYEEMDGWHETTAGARSYADLPAQAIKYVQRVQELIETPIALVSTSPEREDTILIRDPFSD